The proteins below come from a single Mytilus edulis chromosome 5, xbMytEdul2.2, whole genome shotgun sequence genomic window:
- the LOC139524132 gene encoding uncharacterized protein, with translation MEILQTWICLGLLGFIQSLLLNRNICDDIMYVDCKTEALPGNKLYRDNNGNIYDNFCTYSQEKCRDSSIDLEAICTCVHPMILSPVTPALQIGPLTPKQKFFTTLAVATFATSHMVSSTVKPTIGPVTVKSTMGPLTVKSTMGPLTVTPTTDQLTVKPTMGPLTMKSTMGPLTVKPTVGPLTVKQTMNLLTMKSTMGSTMGSTTVKPTMGPPTQDAVTSLFCQQRDVIVCSNDQEHMCGSDNTTYKNRCEFTKAQCDNPNLSIVREGDC, from the exons ATGGAGATTCTACAAACATGGATATGTTTAG GACTGCTTGGGTTTATACAATCATTGCTGTTGAATCGTAATATTTGTGATGATATCATGTATGTGGACTGTAAGACAGAAGCCTTACCAGGAAATAAACTATATCGAGATAACAATGGAAACATCTACGACAACTT ttGTACATACAGTCAAGAAAAGTGTAGAGACAGTTCTATTGACCTAGAGGCAATTTGCACTTGTGTTCATCCTATGATTCTATCTCCAGTTACTCCTGCTTTACAGATAGGACCATTGACTCCAAAGCAAAAGTTTTTTACGACTTTGGCTGTCGCTACTTTTGCTACGTCACATATGGTATCATCAACAGTTAAACCAACAATAGGTCCAGTAACAGTTAAATCAACAATGGGTCCACTAACAGTGAAATCAACAATGGGTCCACTAACAGTGACACCAACAACGGATCAACTTACAGTTAAACCAACAATGGGTCCACTAACAATGAAATCAACAATGGGTCCACTAACAGTTAAACCAACAGTGGGTCCACTAACAGTGAAACAAACAATGAATCTACTAACAATGAAATCAACAATGGGTTCAACCATGGGTTCAACAACAGTGAAACCAACCATGGGTCCACCAACACAGGATGCGGTAACGTCTTTATTTTGCCAACAGAGGGATGTCATTGTATGTTCAAACGATCAGGAACATATGTGTGGGTCTGATAACACAACGTACaaaaacag ATGCGAGTTTACTAAGGCGCAGTGTGACAATCCGAATCTTTCGATTGTTCGGGAAGGAGATTGTTGA